A window from Malacoplasma iowae encodes these proteins:
- a CDS encoding ribose-phosphate pyrophosphokinase → MKNWIVFGLSNGLHYAEEISKMAKIQLGQMQISRFADGEILIKSKETVRNCDCLLIQSTSNPVNDNLMELLIGIDALKRASANSITVIIPYFGYSRQDRKAKGREPISCKLVASFLEKAGATKVILMDIHSEQTQGFFDIPVDTLRATTILLNKYLENTKNNDFTIVASDYGAVKKARDISEHINVPLAIIDKRRPKPNVVEVSNVLGDVENQNCVLIDDMIDTGGTILSSAAILKDKKAKSVAVLATHGVFSNNAIEKFIDAIETGVITDLYITDTIVENLKINHPKIHIISLSTFFAEIISAQMHSKSVSKIYDKYWDMVSKRCPQTSNQK, encoded by the coding sequence ATGAAGAACTGAATAGTATTTGGACTTTCTAATGGATTGCATTATGCAGAAGAAATTTCAAAAATGGCAAAAATACAATTGGGGCAAATGCAAATATCAAGATTTGCAGATGGAGAAATTTTAATAAAAAGTAAAGAAACTGTTAGAAATTGTGATTGTTTATTAATTCAATCAACATCAAATCCAGTTAATGATAATTTGATGGAATTGTTAATAGGAATCGATGCTTTAAAAAGAGCATCAGCTAATTCTATTACTGTTATAATACCTTATTTTGGCTATTCCAGACAGGATAGAAAAGCTAAGGGTAGAGAACCGATTTCTTGTAAACTTGTTGCAAGTTTTTTAGAAAAAGCTGGTGCTACAAAAGTTATTTTAATGGATATTCATTCTGAACAAACGCAAGGTTTTTTTGATATCCCTGTAGATACTTTAAGAGCAACAACTATTTTATTAAATAAATACTTAGAAAATACAAAAAATAATGATTTTACTATTGTAGCTTCAGATTATGGTGCTGTTAAAAAAGCTAGAGATATTTCAGAACACATAAATGTACCATTGGCAATCATTGATAAAAGAAGACCTAAACCAAATGTTGTTGAAGTTAGTAATGTCTTAGGTGATGTTGAAAACCAAAATTGTGTTTTAATAGATGACATGATTGATACGGGAGGTACAATCTTATCATCTGCTGCTATTTTAAAAGATAAAAAAGCTAAAAGTGTTGCTGTGCTTGCAACACATGGTGTTTTTTCAAATAATGCTATAGAAAAATTCATTGACGCTATTGAGACTGGTGTGATTACTGATTTATATATAACAGACACTATTGTTGAAAATTTAAAAATTAATCATCCAAAAATTCATATTATTTCATTGTCTACATTCTTTGCTGAAATTATATCAGCTCAAATGCATAGTAAATCAGTTTCAAAAATATACGATAAATACTGAGATATGGTTTCAAAAAGATGTCCACAAACATCAAACCAAAAATAA
- the pheT gene encoding phenylalanine--tRNA ligase subunit beta, producing the protein MLLSKKLLNSFFPVLKGVNDDELEYMLNAIGVEVESVTKFDPIENLVVGKIVKIEKHPKSEKLNVCTVLVNNKETIIVTGANNVKENKKVIVALKGATMINGMKIASREILGIESNGMMCGYNELTTRDEYLSDEDKNGIIILDDNAKLNDTDVFKYIGLDDVIYDLSLPSNRNELNGILALGYDLMLIFYPKNKLDFSFDFSKYKKNSMTIGKLDNCDFFGTIELDDVEVKESSWVVKSYLMNSGIKPINWLVDISNLAMIIGGNPTHCYDKNTLGKTIFVENFSKKKNIVALDDNKYELNKNDLVVMSDEKIIGVGGIIGLKDTCVNNSTKKALFEVANFNNVSIKKTSMNMGLKTDASTLFSKQIPLWITIKTFELLIDLLSKSKTKFVGIKFSKLNIQPNKIKFELEKINEILNAKYTIASLKKILLDMKFSIKDNYILPPPYRIDIENINDVAEEILKKINVNKLENTPIDNTGVRIINNYEYDNLMLIKNYFIDKGFSLIKTYNLTSIDFNNKFNLFNSKKHVKVINPISKDREYLRSSLIGQHIDVYEYNANHQNELIPIFEIQNLNYDDKVHTHLCLVNYGNYRVNNINKSFIVNDIFLFKSLLLDMFKIFNYEICFDTDLGELKTLYLKNNSIRVLNSEKKPIGIIGQVNPLLIKNKKIGKEDVYFCEIRLDDFYKKKIDLNLRVSKDNVINKIIRVLSFVVEDNKAIELVEKLNQCKLIKNWKLKDVFKMEENKNSYTIEFEILNENKNKSLSIDEINVLFNAVISHFESNNLIIKKI; encoded by the coding sequence ATGTTATTATCTAAAAAATTATTGAATTCCTTTTTTCCTGTTTTAAAAGGTGTAAATGATGATGAACTTGAATACATGTTAAATGCAATTGGTGTAGAAGTTGAAAGTGTAACTAAATTTGACCCAATTGAAAATTTAGTAGTTGGAAAAATTGTTAAAATTGAAAAACACCCCAAATCAGAAAAACTTAATGTGTGCACTGTTTTAGTTAACAATAAAGAAACAATAATAGTTACTGGTGCAAATAACGTTAAGGAAAATAAAAAAGTTATTGTTGCTTTAAAAGGCGCAACAATGATAAATGGAATGAAAATAGCATCTAGAGAAATTCTTGGTATTGAATCTAATGGAATGATGTGTGGTTATAATGAATTAACAACTAGAGATGAATATTTAAGTGATGAAGACAAAAATGGAATTATTATTTTAGATGACAATGCAAAATTAAATGATACTGATGTTTTTAAGTACATTGGTCTTGATGATGTCATATATGATTTATCACTACCATCTAACAGAAATGAATTGAATGGTATTTTAGCTTTAGGTTATGATCTAATGTTGATTTTCTACCCTAAAAACAAATTAGATTTTTCATTTGATTTTTCAAAATATAAAAAAAATAGTATGACTATTGGTAAACTTGATAACTGTGATTTTTTTGGAACTATAGAACTTGATGATGTCGAAGTAAAAGAATCTTCATGAGTTGTTAAAAGTTATTTAATGAATAGTGGTATTAAACCAATTAATTGATTAGTAGATATAAGTAATTTAGCAATGATTATTGGAGGCAATCCAACACATTGTTATGATAAAAACACTCTTGGCAAAACAATCTTTGTTGAAAATTTTTCTAAAAAGAAAAATATTGTTGCTTTAGATGACAACAAATATGAGTTAAACAAAAATGATTTGGTTGTTATGTCTGATGAAAAAATAATTGGAGTAGGTGGAATAATTGGTTTAAAAGACACTTGTGTTAATAATTCAACAAAAAAAGCTCTTTTTGAAGTGGCTAATTTTAATAATGTTTCAATTAAAAAAACATCAATGAACATGGGTTTAAAAACAGATGCTTCTACACTTTTTAGTAAACAAATTCCTTTGTGAATAACAATCAAAACTTTTGAATTATTAATTGATTTATTATCGAAAAGTAAAACAAAATTTGTTGGTATAAAATTTTCAAAATTGAATATTCAACCAAATAAGATTAAGTTTGAACTAGAAAAAATTAATGAAATATTAAATGCTAAATATACAATAGCTAGTTTGAAAAAAATCTTATTAGATATGAAGTTTTCTATAAAAGATAATTATATTTTGCCACCACCATACAGAATAGATATTGAAAATATTAATGATGTTGCAGAAGAAATTTTAAAGAAAATAAATGTTAATAAACTTGAGAATACACCAATTGATAATACTGGTGTGAGAATAATTAACAATTATGAATACGATAACCTTATGTTAATTAAGAATTACTTTATTGATAAAGGTTTTAGTTTAATAAAAACTTACAATTTAACTTCTATTGATTTCAACAACAAATTTAATTTATTTAATTCAAAAAAACATGTAAAAGTTATAAATCCAATTTCAAAAGATAGAGAATATCTAAGAAGTTCTCTAATTGGACAACATATAGATGTTTATGAATATAATGCTAATCATCAAAATGAACTAATCCCTATTTTTGAAATTCAAAATCTAAATTATGATGATAAAGTTCATACACATTTGTGTTTGGTAAATTATGGTAATTATAGAGTAAATAATATTAACAAATCATTTATTGTTAATGACATTTTCTTGTTTAAATCATTATTACTTGATATGTTTAAAATCTTTAATTATGAAATTTGTTTTGATACAGATTTAGGGGAATTAAAAACTCTTTATTTAAAAAATAATTCTATAAGAGTTTTAAATAGTGAAAAAAAACCTATTGGTATAATAGGACAAGTTAATCCATTGCTTATTAAAAATAAAAAAATTGGTAAAGAAGATGTTTATTTTTGTGAAATAAGATTAGATGATTTTTATAAGAAAAAAATAGATTTAAATCTTAGAGTAAGTAAAGATAATGTGATCAATAAAATTATTCGTGTTTTATCATTTGTTGTTGAAGATAACAAAGCAATTGAATTGGTTGAAAAATTAAACCAATGTAAATTGATTAAAAATTGAAAATTAAAAGATGTGTTCAAAATGGAAGAAAATAAAAATTCATATACGATTGAATTTGAAATATTAAATGAAAACAAAAATAAATCACTTTCAATTGATGAAATAAATGTTTTATTTAATGCTGTAATTTCTCATTTTGAATCAAATAATTTGATAATTAAAAAAATATAA
- the pheS gene encoding phenylalanine--tRNA ligase subunit alpha, with protein sequence MENYNKLIDEFKLIISNINNEKELIDTKNIFNKNHISKLYDQLKSAPIELKKEIGQKINDVKSKIDNLFEEKLEFIRNASLNDIKSKYDVMLPSDYMKSGSFNPIELVANDILRFFKDLSFDIVTDNEVTSVDYNFDKLNFKDDHPARSLSDTFFINEKLLLRVHCTSVTSMYLEKNKSEQEIKVVSYGNVYRKDDDDATHSHQFNQIDLVWVKKGLSISNLKWLINELMKYLFNKDTKTRYRLSYFPFTEPSMEVDISCFMCNGDGCNVCKKTGWIEILGSGLLHPNVLKAAKVNPELNAIAAGLGLDRIAMIKYGISDIRDIYMNDFNLIKQFRGKR encoded by the coding sequence ATGGAAAATTACAATAAATTAATAGATGAATTTAAGTTAATTATAAGTAACATTAACAATGAAAAAGAGTTAATTGATACAAAAAATATTTTTAATAAAAATCATATTTCTAAACTTTATGATCAACTAAAAAGTGCTCCAATTGAACTTAAAAAAGAAATTGGACAAAAAATAAATGATGTTAAATCAAAAATAGATAACTTATTTGAAGAAAAACTAGAATTCATTAGAAATGCATCACTAAATGACATTAAGTCAAAATATGATGTAATGCTTCCAAGTGATTATATGAAATCAGGTAGCTTTAATCCAATTGAATTAGTTGCAAATGATATTTTAAGATTTTTTAAAGATTTATCTTTTGATATAGTAACAGATAATGAAGTTACATCTGTTGATTATAATTTTGACAAATTAAATTTTAAAGATGATCATCCAGCAAGAAGTTTATCTGATACTTTTTTTATCAATGAAAAACTTTTATTAAGAGTTCATTGTACTAGTGTTACATCTATGTATTTAGAAAAAAACAAATCTGAACAAGAAATCAAAGTTGTTTCTTATGGTAATGTTTATAGAAAAGATGATGATGATGCAACTCATTCGCATCAATTTAATCAAATTGATTTAGTTTGAGTTAAAAAAGGTTTATCTATTTCAAATTTAAAATGGCTAATTAATGAATTAATGAAATACTTATTTAATAAAGATACAAAAACCAGATATAGATTATCTTATTTTCCTTTCACAGAACCTTCAATGGAAGTTGATATTTCTTGCTTTATGTGTAATGGTGATGGATGTAATGTGTGTAAAAAAACAGGGTGAATTGAAATTCTTGGATCAGGATTGCTTCATCCAAATGTTTTAAAAGCTGCAAAAGTTAATCCTGAATTAAATGCTATAGCTGCAGGTCTTGGATTAGATAGAATTGCAATGATTAAATATGGAATTTCAGATATACGTGATATTTATATGAACGATTTTAATTTAATTAAACAATTTAGGGGGAAAAGATAA
- a CDS encoding M48 family metallopeptidase: MNTYSSSILIDNNEFKVNVKFSTKYKRLAMSFNEKLELVIRSPIIVNANDISNFIASNTNWILNSYNSKKNNSMINLQDNYIYLLGKKYQINWIEITGNFKYSIDSDCLNLYVRKNFSKKNTIIKFLTKNYSDFIFKKLNYWSTIMGLSFNDFKFKWAETSFGKCFYNKKIINISPRICLYPENIIDYLLIHELSHLIHPNHSKEFWNNVEKYYKEYKMARKYLKIHY; encoded by the coding sequence ATGAATACATATTCATCAAGTATATTAATAGATAACAATGAATTTAAAGTGAATGTTAAATTTTCCACAAAGTATAAAAGATTGGCAATGTCTTTTAATGAAAAACTTGAATTAGTTATAAGATCACCAATTATTGTTAATGCTAATGATATTAGCAACTTTATTGCAAGTAACACAAATTGAATTTTAAATAGTTATAATAGTAAAAAAAATAATTCAATGATTAATTTGCAAGACAATTATATATATTTATTAGGAAAAAAATATCAAATAAACTGAATTGAGATAACTGGTAATTTTAAATATTCAATTGATTCAGACTGTTTAAATTTATATGTCAGAAAAAATTTTTCAAAAAAGAATACCATTATAAAGTTTTTGACAAAAAATTATTCTGATTTTATTTTCAAAAAACTTAATTATTGATCAACAATCATGGGTTTATCATTTAATGACTTTAAATTTAAATGAGCTGAAACTAGTTTTGGCAAATGCTTTTATAATAAAAAAATAATTAATATTTCTCCAAGAATTTGTTTATATCCAGAAAACATAATTGATTATTTATTGATTCACGAATTATCACATTTGATTCATCCAAATCATTCAAAGGAATTTTGAAATAATGTGGAAAAATATTATAAAGAATACAAAATGGCTAGAAAATATTTAAAAATACATTATTAA
- a CDS encoding dUTP diphosphatase, with translation MKIDIGKILELQKELDDNIHKKHNINENEVFEKRRLALIVEICEMINVNRCFKFWSLKKDYDKQVLGDEFVDCLHFILSISLHFGLDETEYEIKDVTYDDNQLTLKVLDLINLANKIKNRNDCKEFIVHLFELAHTFGFTAQDIIDFYIKKNEINFKRQQENY, from the coding sequence ATGAAAATAGATATAGGAAAAATTTTAGAATTACAAAAAGAATTGGATGACAATATTCATAAAAAACACAATATAAATGAAAATGAAGTTTTTGAAAAAAGAAGATTGGCTTTGATTGTTGAAATATGCGAAATGATTAATGTTAATAGATGTTTTAAATTTTGAAGTTTAAAAAAAGATTATGATAAACAAGTTCTTGGTGATGAATTTGTAGATTGCCTTCATTTTATTTTATCTATAAGTTTGCACTTTGGTTTAGATGAAACAGAATATGAAATTAAAGATGTAACTTATGATGATAATCAATTAACATTAAAGGTTTTAGATTTAATTAATCTCGCAAATAAAATTAAAAATAGAAATGACTGTAAAGAATTTATAGTTCATTTATTTGAATTAGCTCACACATTTGGATTTACTGCTCAAGATATAATTGATTTTTACATTAAAAAAAATGAAATCAATTTTAAAAGGCAACAGGAAAATTATTAA
- a CDS encoding NUDIX domain-containing protein, which translates to MKNNKLLYSTYHLSLYQTEKGFVYAQRRSINSVACLVFKIINDKYYFLIRYQPMPEILEKKLWSDLYPCPITGSIEENEKPIKTAIREVFEEGGIIVNENNVIESSICISTTQMNEKVYNFLIDATNCKQQKPSGDGTIFESVSTNKWIDKNNLLKIIFENKDKTHLISLESCYLLFLKYKNNL; encoded by the coding sequence ATGAAAAATAATAAATTACTTTATTCAACATATCATCTAAGTTTATATCAAACAGAAAAAGGGTTTGTATATGCTCAAAGAAGATCTATAAATAGTGTTGCTTGCTTGGTGTTTAAAATTATTAATGATAAATATTACTTTTTAATAAGATATCAACCAATGCCTGAAATTTTAGAAAAAAAATTATGATCTGATTTATATCCTTGTCCAATAACTGGTTCTATTGAAGAAAATGAAAAACCAATAAAAACAGCAATTAGAGAAGTTTTTGAAGAAGGTGGAATTATAGTAAATGAAAACAATGTTATCGAATCATCTATTTGTATTTCAACCACACAAATGAATGAAAAAGTATATAATTTTTTAATTGACGCAACAAATTGCAAACAACAAAAACCAAGTGGCGATGGAACTATTTTCGAATCTGTAAGTACTAATAAATGAATAGACAAAAACAATTTATTGAAAATTATTTTTGAAAACAAAGATAAAACACATTTAATCTCATTAGAGTCTTGTTATTTATTGTTTTTAAAATATAAAAATAATTTATAA
- a CDS encoding NAD-dependent protein deacylase, whose translation MSNLKVQKIANAIYENKNIVFFGGAGVSTASGIPDFRSSNGLFDKKFKGISPETIVSHDFLLHETELFYEFYFNNLVYPNAKPNFTHKFIAWLEKYKNVIVVTQNIDDLHQHGGSSNVIQIHGTTSSYHCMKCFKKYSLKDILKFKPSVPLCSCTGIIRPDVTLYQEALDEKTVGKAINAISNADVLIICGSSLVVYPASFYINYFEGEKLIIVNKQQTSYDKYSDIVINDDMNKVFKEIKKILEDKINEK comes from the coding sequence GTGAGTAATTTAAAAGTACAAAAAATTGCTAATGCAATTTATGAAAACAAAAATATAGTTTTCTTTGGTGGTGCTGGTGTTTCCACAGCAAGTGGTATACCAGATTTTAGAAGTAGTAATGGTTTATTTGACAAAAAATTCAAAGGAATAAGTCCTGAAACAATTGTTAGTCATGATTTTCTTTTACATGAAACTGAGCTATTTTATGAATTTTATTTTAATAATTTAGTTTACCCAAATGCAAAACCTAATTTTACTCATAAGTTTATAGCTTGATTAGAAAAATATAAAAATGTAATTGTTGTAACCCAAAACATTGATGATCTTCACCAACATGGTGGTTCATCAAATGTTATTCAAATACATGGTACAACTTCTTCTTATCATTGTATGAAATGTTTTAAAAAATATAGTTTAAAAGATATATTAAAATTCAAACCAAGCGTTCCTTTATGTTCATGCACTGGAATAATTAGACCTGATGTTACTTTGTATCAAGAAGCATTAGATGAAAAGACAGTAGGTAAAGCAATAAATGCTATATCAAATGCAGATGTTTTGATAATTTGTGGAAGTTCTTTGGTTGTATACCCAGCGTCTTTTTATATTAATTACTTTGAAGGTGAAAAACTTATTATTGTTAATAAACAGCAAACAAGTTATGATAAATATTCAGATATAGTGATTAATGATGATATGAATAAAGTGTTTAAAGAAATAAAGAAGATATTGGAAGATAAAATAAATGAAAAATAA
- a CDS encoding YhcH/YjgK/YiaL family protein, with translation MILTTIANLKQYKGINSLLDYLINLLTSVGFSEFNRPETQIGQNKDIYVKRTTSVGQDIENLTFKSFNKTITLYVVLEGNETIGFYPYNNDVPYSNKTELIETNSCEYTGVADYAKYFLLSKNDIAIFMEDEIHLTDLKYDDNEVTKLTFKISY, from the coding sequence ATGATTTTAACAACTATAGCAAATTTAAAACAATATAAAGGAATAAATAGTTTATTGGATTACTTAATTAATTTATTGACAAGTGTTGGGTTTTCAGAATTTAACAGACCTGAAACTCAAATTGGTCAAAATAAAGATATTTATGTTAAAAGAACTACATCTGTTGGACAAGACATAGAGAATCTTACTTTTAAAAGTTTTAATAAGACTATTACTTTATATGTTGTTTTGGAAGGGAATGAAACAATTGGTTTTTATCCATATAACAACGATGTACCATATTCTAATAAAACAGAATTGATAGAAACTAATTCTTGTGAGTATACAGGTGTTGCAGATTATGCTAAATACTTTTTGTTATCAAAAAATGATATTGCTATTTTTATGGAAGATGAAATTCATCTAACTGATTTAAAATATGATGATAATGAAGTCACAAAACTTACCTTTAAAATAAGTTATTAG
- the tpx gene encoding thiol peroxidase, with product MRDIKKEILEFENVLLKEGDTLKDFSLSDFTLNDLSLSDFEGKIKLFSTFPSIDTGVCDLQTKELMKMVSKLDNVVLINVSMDLPFAFKRWCNNESYENVFLLSDYKTHNFAKNCGLHIKYFNLIYRAFFIVDKDNKVTYLQRSKKIGESLDFEEIKKEIKKIGG from the coding sequence ATGAGAGATATAAAAAAAGAAATTCTTGAGTTTGAAAATGTTTTATTAAAAGAGGGCGATACATTAAAAGATTTTTCTTTGAGTGATTTTACTCTTAATGATTTATCTTTAAGTGATTTTGAAGGCAAGATTAAATTGTTTTCCACTTTCCCGTCAATTGATACAGGTGTTTGTGACTTACAAACAAAAGAATTAATGAAAATGGTTTCTAAATTAGATAATGTTGTATTAATAAATGTAAGTATGGATTTGCCTTTTGCATTTAAAAGATGATGCAATAATGAAAGCTATGAAAACGTTTTTTTATTATCAGATTATAAAACTCATAATTTTGCAAAAAATTGTGGGTTACACATTAAGTATTTTAATTTAATATATAGAGCATTTTTTATTGTTGATAAAGATAATAAAGTTACTTATTTGCAAAGATCTAAAAAGATTGGTGAATCATTAGATTTTGAAGAAATCAAAAAAGAAATAAAAAAAATTGGTGGATAA
- the ispH gene encoding 4-hydroxy-3-methylbut-2-enyl diphosphate reductase codes for MKFTKITPRGLCQGVVDAWVVCKKISHQFPNKKKYLIGWLVHNEHMINDLSKMGIITLGDRNTDRKKIIDQIDDSDNPIVIFSAHGTDKSIIELAKQKGFIVYDTTCSYVTKTHNIIIEKINEGKKILFIGVNKHPETVAILSLNQNIFLLETPDDIKNIPFNKNDEIFVTNQTTISILDFYDIVKELKNKFTNIEFKNDICNATLDRQQAVINMDKTIDLLLVVGDINSNNSKKLVTIAKSMGVESYLVSDLKSINNKWFNSKKHVAITSGCSTPTWVTTEIIKHLDKYFEKVKNNE; via the coding sequence ATGAAATTTACAAAAATTACACCAAGGGGTTTATGTCAAGGTGTTGTTGACGCTTGAGTTGTATGTAAAAAAATTTCACACCAATTCCCAAACAAAAAAAAGTATTTAATAGGATGACTTGTACACAATGAACATATGATTAATGATCTTTCAAAAATGGGCATAATAACTTTAGGAGATAGAAATACAGACAGAAAAAAAATTATAGATCAAATTGATGATTCAGATAACCCAATAGTAATCTTTTCAGCTCATGGAACAGACAAATCAATAATAGAGTTAGCAAAACAAAAGGGGTTTATAGTTTATGATACTACCTGCTCTTATGTTACAAAAACACACAACATAATTATTGAAAAAATTAATGAAGGTAAAAAAATTCTTTTTATAGGTGTTAATAAACATCCAGAAACAGTTGCAATATTATCATTAAACCAAAACATATTTTTATTAGAAACTCCAGATGATATAAAAAATATTCCTTTTAATAAAAATGATGAAATTTTTGTTACAAACCAAACAACAATATCAATTCTTGATTTTTATGACATAGTTAAAGAACTAAAAAATAAATTTACCAATATAGAATTTAAAAATGATATATGTAATGCCACACTTGATAGACAGCAAGCTGTTATTAACATGGATAAAACAATTGATCTATTATTGGTTGTTGGTGATATTAATTCTAATAATTCAAAAAAACTTGTAACAATTGCAAAGTCAATGGGGGTTGAATCGTATCTAGTATCTGATTTAAAATCAATAAATAACAAATGATTTAATTCAAAAAAACATGTAGCAATAACTTCTGGGTGCTCAACACCAACTTGGGTTACAACAGAAATAATAAAACATCTTGATAAATACTTTGAAAAGGTAAAAAATAATGAATAA
- a CDS encoding signal peptidase II has translation MNKKTNLKFKLTINKYRDKIVKQLISIYKTKIWIRKLAIFLGISFLVFLSSFLIRDAILQKTSAYGSFIPGFIDIKVVGNNGVAFSAFENASVSFVYFIQILPIIISMFFLVFTKSAWFDVGFSMIITGGMSNVIDRSIVDVYTHNIVPTEQTINAVVDYFSFSFISGSAIFNMPDVYVLAGVIIVLIKLIVQTIIDYLHYDKENSENKTYENNKEKIIEERR, from the coding sequence ATGAATAAAAAAACTAATCTAAAATTTAAACTAACTATAAATAAATATAGAGATAAGATAGTAAAACAGTTAATATCTATTTACAAAACAAAAATATGAATAAGAAAACTTGCAATTTTTTTAGGAATAAGTTTTTTAGTTTTTTTATCATCATTTTTAATAAGAGATGCAATTCTTCAAAAAACATCTGCTTATGGTAGTTTCATTCCTGGATTTATTGATATAAAAGTAGTCGGAAATAATGGTGTAGCATTCAGCGCTTTTGAAAATGCATCTGTTTCTTTTGTTTATTTTATTCAAATTTTGCCAATTATAATTTCAATGTTTTTTTTGGTATTTACTAAATCTGCTTGATTTGATGTTGGTTTTTCTATGATTATAACTGGCGGAATGTCTAATGTAATAGATAGATCAATTGTTGATGTATATACACATAATATAGTACCAACAGAACAAACCATTAATGCTGTTGTTGATTATTTTTCTTTTAGTTTCATAAGTGGTTCAGCAATTTTTAATATGCCTGATGTTTATGTTCTTGCGGGTGTAATAATTGTATTAATTAAATTAATTGTTCAAACAATTATAGATTATTTACACTATGATAAAGAAAATAGCGAAAATAAAACATATGAAAACAATAAAGAAAAGATAATAGAAGAAAGAAGATAA
- a CDS encoding RluA family pseudouridine synthase, producing the protein MRLDLYLSQTNNISRKESQSLINSGCVFVNGKQITKNNFQVSEQSNVIVDKEKFIELSNNKKEYKIKDELKSWDYKIDVVFEDEYLMIVNKSSGIIVHPTSYGEDNTLANAIKFYFEKNKIKNEFNDLRNGIVHRLDKDTSGLIIVAKNKNTESLLKEMFVTNSIHRYYLALINGHLDSKKIEVQAPLKRIKNTNKREVSTDYDAEDAITIFYKLEDFKNISLVRCELKTGKTHQIRVHAKYIKHNIVNDPVYGSNKKTTSYGQYLVADQINFIHPITKKHIEVKIDMPKEFTEYIRKYGK; encoded by the coding sequence ATGAGACTAGATTTATATTTAAGTCAAACAAATAATATATCAAGAAAAGAATCTCAATCACTAATTAATAGTGGTTGTGTTTTTGTTAATGGAAAACAAATAACAAAAAACAACTTTCAAGTTTCAGAGCAAAGCAATGTTATAGTAGATAAAGAAAAGTTTATTGAACTTTCAAACAACAAAAAAGAATACAAAATAAAAGATGAATTAAAATCTTGGGATTATAAAATAGATGTTGTTTTTGAAGATGAATATTTAATGATTGTTAACAAATCTAGTGGGATAATAGTTCATCCAACATCATATGGTGAAGATAATACATTAGCTAATGCAATCAAATTTTATTTTGAAAAAAATAAAATTAAAAATGAGTTTAATGATTTAAGAAATGGTATTGTACACAGACTAGACAAAGATACTTCTGGTCTAATTATTGTTGCAAAAAATAAAAATACAGAATCATTACTTAAAGAAATGTTTGTTACCAATTCAATACATAGATATTACTTAGCTTTAATTAATGGACATTTAGATTCGAAAAAAATTGAAGTTCAAGCCCCACTAAAAAGAATAAAAAACACAAATAAAAGAGAAGTGTCAACAGATTATGACGCTGAAGATGCAATAACAATTTTTTATAAATTAGAAGATTTTAAAAATATATCTTTGGTTAGATGTGAATTAAAAACAGGAAAAACTCACCAAATAAGAGTTCATGCTAAATACATTAAACACAACATTGTTAATGATCCTGTTTATGGAAGTAATAAAAAAACAACAAGTTATGGACAATATCTTGTTGCTGATCAAATAAACTTTATACATCCTATAACAAAAAAACATATAGAAGTTAAAATAGATATGCCAAAAGAATTCACTGAATATATAAGAAAGTATGGAAAATAA